Proteins co-encoded in one Marinomonas sp. IMCC 4694 genomic window:
- the atpE gene encoding F0F1 ATP synthase subunit C yields METVVGLTAIAVALLIGLGALGTAIGFGILGGKFLEGAARQPEMVPMLQVKMFIVAGLLDAVTMIGVGIALFFTFANPFIAQVAG; encoded by the coding sequence ATGGAAACTGTAGTTGGTCTTACTGCGATTGCTGTAGCCCTTCTTATCGGTCTAGGTGCCTTGGGTACTGCGATTGGTTTTGGTATTTTGGGTGGGAAATTCTTGGAAGGCGCTGCGCGTCAACCAGAAATGGTTCCAATGCTGCAAGTAAAAATGTTCATCGTAGCGGGTCTTCTTGACGCCGTAACAATGATCGGTGTGGGTATCGCATTGTTCTTCACTTTCGCGAATCCTTTCATTGCTCAGGTCGCTGGTTAA
- a CDS encoding F0F1 ATP synthase subunit B encodes MNLNLTLIGQAISFAIFVWFCMKYVWPPVIAALEERSKKIADGLEAANRASRDLELAQEQASQILRESKENAAEIIEQANKRANQMVDEAKEQVIADGKRLREAAQAEIEQDVLRAKEALRSQVSVLAFAGAEKILGATIDEKAHSEIVEKLAKEL; translated from the coding sequence GTGAACTTGAATCTCACACTTATAGGCCAAGCTATCTCGTTTGCGATTTTTGTCTGGTTCTGCATGAAATATGTGTGGCCACCAGTAATTGCTGCGCTCGAAGAGCGTAGTAAGAAAATTGCAGACGGTTTGGAAGCAGCGAACCGTGCTTCACGTGACCTTGAGTTGGCACAAGAACAAGCCTCTCAAATATTACGTGAAAGCAAAGAGAACGCGGCCGAGATTATTGAACAAGCCAACAAACGTGCGAACCAAATGGTCGACGAGGCAAAAGAGCAGGTGATTGCCGATGGCAAGCGCTTGCGCGAAGCCGCACAAGCTGAAATAGAACAAGACGTATTGCGTGCGAAAGAAGCATTGCGTTCTCAAGTTTCTGTTCTTGCTTTTGCTGGTGCCGAGAAGATTTTGGGAGCCACTATTGACGAAAAAGCACATAGCGAGATCGTTGAAAAACTCGCTAAAGAGCTTTAA
- a CDS encoding F0F1 ATP synthase subunit epsilon produces MAITVHCDIVSAEQEIFSGTVQSLVAAGSYGDLGIMPGHAPLLTTLKPGPVRVVKENGDEEFIFVSGGFLEVQPHRVTVLANTATRARDLDEEAALKAQAHAQELLANQKPDVDYTRAAAELVEAMARLRTIQQFRGN; encoded by the coding sequence ATGGCTATCACAGTACACTGCGATATCGTAAGCGCTGAACAAGAGATTTTTTCCGGTACGGTGCAATCTCTTGTGGCTGCGGGCAGTTATGGCGACTTGGGTATCATGCCTGGTCATGCGCCGTTATTGACGACTCTGAAGCCAGGTCCTGTTCGTGTGGTTAAAGAAAATGGTGACGAAGAGTTTATCTTCGTGTCCGGTGGCTTCTTAGAAGTTCAACCGCACCGCGTCACTGTCTTGGCTAATACAGCCACTCGCGCAAGAGATCTAGACGAAGAAGCGGCACTAAAAGCTCAGGCTCATGCCCAAGAGCTTTTGGCAAACCAAAAACCTGACGTCGACTACACTCGTGCGGCAGCGGAACTAGTGGAAGCTATGGCCCGTTTACGTACTATTCAGCAGTTTCGTGGCAATTAA
- the atpD gene encoding F0F1 ATP synthase subunit beta — MSSGQIVQIIGAVIDVEFPRDSVPKVYDALTIEGKELVLEVQQQLGDGIVRTIAMGSTDGMRRGLVVENTNKPVSVPVGTQTLGRIMDVLGNPIDEKGPIGEEERWSIHRSAPSYAEQSSSNELLETGIKVIDLVCPFAKGGKVGLFGGAGVGKTVNMMELIRNIAIEHSGYSVFAGVGERTREGNDFYHEMTDSNVIDKVSLVYGQMNEPPGNRLRVALTGLTMAEKFRDEGRDVLFFVDNIYRYTLAGTEVSALLGRMPSAVGYQPTLAEEMGVLQERITSTKTGSITSVQAVYVPADDLTDPSPATTFSHLDATVVLSRDIASLGIYPAIDPLDSTSRQLDPLVIGQEHYDVARGVQMVLQRYKELKDIIAILGMDELSEEDKQTVNRSRKIQRFLSQPFFVAEVFTGSPGKYVSLKDTIRGFKGILDGEFDDLPEQAFYMIGSIDEAVEKAKKL; from the coding sequence ATGAGTAGCGGACAAATCGTACAGATTATCGGTGCTGTTATTGACGTGGAATTCCCACGTGATAGCGTGCCAAAAGTATACGACGCCCTGACAATTGAGGGTAAAGAGTTGGTGTTGGAAGTTCAACAACAACTAGGCGACGGCATTGTTCGTACTATCGCCATGGGTTCCACTGATGGAATGAGACGTGGTTTGGTTGTTGAAAACACCAACAAGCCAGTTTCTGTTCCGGTTGGTACTCAAACACTAGGACGTATTATGGACGTTCTAGGTAATCCAATTGACGAGAAAGGCCCAATCGGCGAAGAAGAGCGTTGGTCAATTCACCGTTCAGCTCCTTCTTATGCTGAGCAGTCTTCTAGCAACGAATTGCTAGAAACAGGCATCAAAGTAATCGACCTTGTTTGTCCTTTTGCAAAAGGTGGTAAAGTTGGTCTGTTTGGTGGTGCCGGTGTTGGTAAAACCGTAAACATGATGGAGCTTATCCGTAACATCGCCATCGAGCACAGTGGTTATTCTGTATTCGCTGGTGTTGGTGAGCGTACACGTGAAGGTAACGACTTCTACCATGAGATGACGGACTCGAACGTAATCGATAAAGTATCTCTAGTATATGGCCAAATGAACGAGCCACCAGGTAACCGTTTACGTGTTGCTTTGACGGGTTTGACCATGGCTGAGAAATTCCGTGACGAAGGTCGTGACGTACTTTTCTTCGTAGATAACATCTACCGTTATACACTTGCCGGTACGGAAGTATCTGCGTTGCTAGGTCGTATGCCATCTGCAGTAGGTTACCAGCCTACTCTTGCTGAAGAGATGGGTGTTCTTCAAGAACGTATCACCTCTACTAAGACGGGTTCTATCACGTCTGTTCAAGCGGTATACGTACCTGCGGATGACTTAACAGATCCATCTCCAGCAACGACGTTCTCTCACTTGGACGCAACGGTTGTATTGTCTCGTGACATCGCCTCTTTGGGTATTTACCCAGCGATCGATCCGCTTGACTCTACTTCACGTCAGCTTGACCCATTAGTCATCGGTCAAGAGCATTACGACGTAGCTCGTGGCGTTCAAATGGTGTTGCAGCGTTACAAAGAATTGAAAGACATCATCGCAATTTTGGGTATGGACGAGTTATCTGAAGAAGATAAGCAAACGGTTAACCGTTCTCGTAAAATCCAGCGTTTCTTGTCTCAGCCTTTCTTCGTAGCCGAAGTCTTCACGGGTTCCCCAGGTAAGTATGTTTCTTTGAAAGACACGATTCGTGGCTTTAAAGGCATCTTGGATGGCGAATTTGATGACCTTCCAGAGCAAGCGTTCTACATGATTGGTAGCATCGACGAAGCGGTCGAGAAAGCTAAGAAACTTTAA
- a CDS encoding ParB/RepB/Spo0J family partition protein: MTIKKRGLGRGLDALLAPQAATTTTPEDEVVGEHIKGLTYLPVEWLVKGKFQPRRDMNPAQLEELAASIRTQGIMQPIVVRPNGPNQYEIIAGERRWRAAKLADLKQVPVIVRHVEDADAVVLALIENIQREDLNPIEEAFALQRLVEDFQLTQQEVADTVGKSRSTIANLLRLLGLTPEVRRLLEHGDIEMGHARALLPLEHDEQIQAASQVVTRSLSVRETERLVKNLQVVQTRDDGKPALPDLSAQAERISQKMNAAVKIQPSSKGKGKLVIEYRNSDHLELLISELMKGA; this comes from the coding sequence ATGACGATAAAGAAAAGAGGTCTAGGCCGCGGCTTAGATGCTTTGTTAGCGCCACAAGCGGCGACAACGACAACACCTGAAGACGAAGTGGTTGGTGAACACATTAAAGGCCTGACCTATTTACCAGTGGAATGGCTTGTCAAAGGTAAATTTCAACCTCGCCGTGATATGAACCCTGCACAGCTAGAAGAGTTAGCCGCCTCGATACGTACACAAGGTATTATGCAGCCTATCGTTGTGCGCCCAAATGGCCCTAATCAGTACGAAATCATTGCGGGTGAACGACGTTGGCGTGCAGCTAAATTAGCAGACTTAAAACAGGTTCCAGTAATCGTTCGTCATGTGGAAGACGCTGACGCTGTGGTATTGGCTTTAATTGAAAATATACAACGAGAAGATCTTAATCCTATTGAAGAAGCGTTTGCCTTGCAGCGCTTGGTAGAGGATTTTCAACTGACTCAGCAAGAAGTGGCTGATACGGTTGGTAAATCACGCTCAACCATTGCAAATTTACTGCGCTTACTGGGACTGACGCCGGAAGTACGTCGCTTATTAGAGCATGGCGACATAGAAATGGGGCACGCCAGAGCCTTGTTACCTTTAGAGCATGACGAACAAATTCAAGCCGCGTCGCAGGTGGTTACCAGATCTTTGTCTGTACGAGAAACTGAGCGACTAGTGAAAAATCTTCAAGTGGTACAAACACGTGACGATGGTAAGCCTGCTCTGCCTGATTTGAGTGCACAAGCTGAACGCATTAGTCAAAAAATGAATGCCGCCGTTAAGATACAGCCGTCTTCAAAAGGGAAGGGTAAGCTAGTAATCGAATATCGGAACTCTGATCACCTAGAACTCTTGATTAGTGAGCTAATGAAAGGGGCTTAA
- the atpB gene encoding F0F1 ATP synthase subunit A: MASENPTASEYIKHHLQNLTYGQHSDGTWGLAHDAKEAADMGFWAIHVDTMAMSIALGILFLWLFRQAAKKISTDTPSGLQNFVELMVEFVDGSVKETFHGKSKVIAPLALTIFVWVFLMNFMDLIPVDFLPTAAKWIGVSVFGADPAHVYFKFVPTTDINATLGMSLSVFALIIFYSIKVKGVSGFVGELTLQPFGKWMIPFNLLLEGVGLLAKPVSLALRLFGNLYAGELIFILIAILPWGLQWALSVPWAIFHILIIVLQAFIFMMLTIVYLSMAHENH; encoded by the coding sequence ATGGCAAGTGAAAATCCAACAGCTTCTGAATATATAAAGCATCACCTTCAGAATTTGACTTACGGTCAACATTCTGACGGTACATGGGGTCTTGCTCATGATGCTAAAGAAGCAGCAGATATGGGATTCTGGGCAATACATGTAGATACTATGGCAATGTCAATTGCTTTAGGTATCTTGTTTTTGTGGTTGTTCCGTCAAGCAGCAAAGAAAATATCGACAGATACACCGTCGGGTTTGCAAAATTTTGTAGAGCTGATGGTTGAGTTTGTAGATGGCAGTGTCAAAGAAACCTTTCACGGCAAAAGTAAAGTCATTGCACCTTTAGCTTTGACCATTTTTGTATGGGTTTTTCTGATGAACTTCATGGATTTGATACCGGTAGACTTTTTGCCCACAGCGGCAAAATGGATTGGAGTGTCCGTGTTTGGCGCTGACCCTGCTCATGTCTATTTTAAATTTGTTCCAACCACTGATATTAACGCAACATTGGGTATGTCTTTATCTGTGTTTGCTTTGATCATCTTTTACAGTATCAAAGTAAAAGGTGTGAGTGGCTTTGTTGGTGAACTTACGTTACAGCCTTTTGGTAAATGGATGATTCCTTTTAACTTATTGTTGGAAGGTGTTGGTCTGCTTGCTAAACCTGTTTCATTAGCGTTGCGATTATTTGGCAACTTATACGCCGGTGAATTGATCTTTATCTTGATTGCTATTTTACCTTGGGGCCTTCAGTGGGCGCTATCGGTGCCATGGGCAATCTTCCATATTTTGATTATCGTGCTTCAAGCTTTCATCTTTATGATGTTGACTATTGTCTACTTGAGCATGGCGCACGAAAATCACTAA
- a CDS encoding F0F1 ATP synthase subunit delta, which translates to MAELKTVARPYAKAAFEVAREQGHVTEWADMLSILASVTVEPKLKVALGNPAFSAEEKANALADVCAEVTTEQGKAFLLALADKKRLTLIPAISVLFQQFKLNFEKAVDVQFTSAYELTAEQAQALAASLAKKLDRTINLTNETDASLLGGVVIRTGDLIIDGSVRGKLAKLAEAINS; encoded by the coding sequence ATGGCTGAATTAAAAACAGTCGCGCGACCGTACGCCAAAGCAGCTTTCGAAGTTGCCCGTGAGCAGGGCCATGTTACAGAATGGGCCGATATGCTAAGCATATTAGCCTCTGTAACCGTGGAACCTAAGCTTAAGGTGGCACTTGGAAATCCAGCTTTTAGTGCGGAAGAGAAGGCAAACGCTCTGGCGGACGTTTGTGCAGAAGTAACAACAGAACAGGGCAAAGCATTCTTGCTGGCCCTTGCTGATAAAAAGCGTTTAACGCTGATTCCAGCCATTTCTGTGTTATTTCAACAGTTCAAACTGAATTTCGAAAAAGCGGTAGATGTTCAATTTACCTCGGCTTACGAATTGACAGCAGAACAGGCACAAGCATTGGCCGCATCATTGGCGAAAAAGTTGGATCGTACGATCAACTTAACCAATGAAACAGACGCGAGCCTGCTTGGTGGCGTGGTTATCCGTACAGGTGACTTAATCATCGACGGTTCAGTTCGCGGTAAACTGGCGAAACTGGCCGAGGCGATAAACTCCTAG
- a CDS encoding ParA family protein — protein MARIIAVTNQKGGVGKTTTCVNLAASLAAMKRRVLLIDLDPQGNATTGSGLIKSTLDTSVYDVLIGSHGVKEVMQKTSPGDYWILPANGDLTGAEVVLLDLPSKETRLRAGLYEVDNDFDFILLDCPPSLNMLTVNALAAAQGVLIPVQCEYYALEGLTALLQTIERITQALNPSLEVDGILRTMYDPRPSLTHDVSNQLHKHFGDKVYDTVIPRNIRLAESPSYGLPALHYEKQSRGAIAYLALAGEFIRKSVT, from the coding sequence ATGGCAAGAATCATCGCCGTCACAAATCAAAAAGGTGGTGTGGGTAAAACCACCACCTGTGTTAACTTAGCCGCCTCTCTCGCTGCGATGAAACGTCGCGTGTTGCTTATCGATTTAGATCCTCAAGGCAATGCCACAACCGGTAGTGGCTTAATCAAAAGCACCCTCGATACCAGTGTTTATGACGTATTAATTGGCTCGCATGGTGTAAAAGAGGTAATGCAAAAAACATCACCTGGGGACTATTGGATTTTGCCAGCCAATGGCGATTTAACCGGGGCCGAAGTCGTTTTATTGGATCTGCCCAGTAAGGAAACGCGTTTGCGAGCGGGTCTGTACGAAGTCGATAATGACTTTGATTTCATCTTATTGGATTGCCCACCCTCATTGAATATGCTCACGGTCAATGCATTGGCCGCAGCGCAAGGTGTACTGATCCCCGTGCAATGTGAATATTATGCCTTAGAAGGGTTAACGGCGTTGCTGCAAACCATAGAACGTATTACTCAGGCGTTAAATCCATCGCTTGAAGTAGACGGTATCTTACGTACCATGTATGACCCACGGCCAAGCCTTACTCATGATGTGTCTAATCAGCTGCACAAACACTTTGGCGATAAAGTCTATGACACCGTTATACCGCGAAATATTCGTCTGGCAGAGTCGCCCAGCTACGGCCTGCCCGCGTTACATTATGAAAAGCAATCTCGCGGAGCCATTGCCTATCTCGCTTTAGCAGGTGAGTTTATTCGAAAATCGGTCACGTGA
- a CDS encoding ATP synthase subunit I, producing the protein MEAKKPLSARALLSAKKKAVFRFILLQFLLIFLISLGIIYSAGGLYGYSFILGACASLVPSIYMAWRVFSYKGTRPAKDVIRSFYRGEAGKLVMTAMLLSLIFLLVKPLAADVFFAGFGIAILSHWLSPIVLKH; encoded by the coding sequence ATGGAAGCAAAAAAGCCCTTAAGCGCACGTGCACTCCTAAGCGCTAAAAAAAAGGCGGTGTTTCGTTTCATTTTGTTGCAGTTTTTACTTATTTTTTTAATTTCTTTGGGAATTATTTACAGTGCTGGTGGTCTGTATGGGTACTCTTTTATACTAGGCGCTTGCGCTAGTCTGGTGCCCAGTATTTACATGGCATGGCGGGTGTTTAGTTACAAAGGCACGCGGCCGGCAAAAGACGTTATCAGATCATTTTATCGTGGAGAAGCAGGTAAGCTAGTGATGACAGCGATGCTATTGTCGCTTATTTTTCTCCTAGTGAAACCCTTAGCGGCAGACGTCTTTTTTGCTGGCTTTGGTATAGCGATTTTGAGTCATTGGCTCAGCCCTATTGTGCTAAAACATTAG
- the atpA gene encoding F0F1 ATP synthase subunit alpha → MQQLNPSEISEIIKKRIESLDVTSDAKNEGTIVSVADGIVLVHGLADVMYGEMIEFSGGVYGIALNLERDSVGAVVLGKYQDLVEGQKVKCTGRILEVPIGPELLGRVVDALGNPIDGKGDINAKLTDKVEKVAPGVIERQSVDQPIQTGYKAIDAMVPIGRGQRELIIGDRQIGKTALAIDTIIAQKNSGIKCVYVAIGQKQSTIANVVRKLEEAGAMSYTTVVAAGASDPAAMLYLAPYTGCTMGEYFRDRGEDALIIYDDLTKQAWAYRQISLLLRRPPGREAYPGDVFYLHSRLLERASRVNVDYVEKFTNGEVKGKTGSLTALPIIETQGGDVSAFVPTNVISITDGQIFLETSSFNAGIRPAMNAGVSVSRVGGAAQTKIVKKLGGGIRLALAQYRELAAFAQFASDLDEATRKQLEHGKQVTELMKQKQFSPMPVADMGVVLYAANDGFLEDVETSKIGSFESALLGFMNSEHADLMADINKTGNFNGEIEATLKAAIEKFKATQTW, encoded by the coding sequence ATGCAGCAACTGAATCCATCTGAGATCAGCGAAATTATCAAGAAGCGCATCGAGAGTCTCGATGTTACTTCTGATGCCAAAAATGAAGGCACAATTGTCAGTGTAGCAGACGGTATCGTTCTGGTTCACGGTTTGGCAGATGTAATGTACGGAGAAATGATTGAATTCTCCGGTGGTGTTTACGGTATCGCATTAAACCTAGAGCGTGACTCTGTCGGTGCAGTCGTACTGGGTAAATACCAAGACCTTGTAGAAGGTCAAAAAGTGAAATGTACAGGTCGTATATTGGAAGTTCCAATTGGTCCTGAATTGCTTGGTCGTGTTGTTGACGCATTGGGTAACCCAATCGACGGCAAAGGCGATATCAATGCAAAATTAACGGATAAAGTTGAAAAAGTAGCGCCTGGTGTTATCGAACGTCAGTCTGTTGATCAACCTATCCAAACCGGTTACAAAGCAATCGATGCGATGGTGCCGATTGGTCGTGGTCAGCGTGAGTTGATCATCGGTGACCGTCAGATTGGTAAAACCGCTTTAGCGATTGATACCATTATTGCCCAGAAAAACAGTGGCATTAAGTGTGTGTACGTCGCAATCGGTCAGAAACAATCTACTATTGCCAACGTTGTACGTAAGCTTGAAGAAGCCGGTGCAATGAGTTACACCACTGTGGTAGCGGCTGGCGCTTCTGACCCAGCGGCGATGCTTTACCTAGCACCTTATACAGGTTGCACTATGGGTGAATACTTCCGTGATCGCGGTGAAGACGCATTGATCATTTATGATGATTTGACCAAGCAAGCTTGGGCTTACCGTCAAATTTCTTTGCTGCTTCGTCGTCCACCTGGTCGTGAAGCTTACCCTGGTGACGTATTCTACCTTCACTCTCGTCTTCTAGAGCGTGCATCACGTGTAAACGTAGATTACGTTGAGAAATTCACCAATGGTGAAGTGAAAGGCAAAACCGGTTCTTTGACGGCATTGCCAATCATCGAGACGCAAGGCGGTGACGTATCAGCCTTCGTACCAACCAACGTTATCTCCATCACAGATGGTCAGATATTCTTGGAAACGAGCTCATTTAACGCAGGTATTCGTCCAGCAATGAACGCCGGTGTGTCTGTTTCTCGTGTTGGTGGTGCAGCTCAAACTAAGATTGTCAAAAAACTTGGCGGTGGTATTCGTCTTGCATTGGCTCAGTATCGTGAATTGGCGGCATTCGCTCAGTTCGCATCTGACCTAGACGAAGCGACTCGTAAACAGCTTGAACATGGTAAACAGGTTACTGAACTGATGAAACAAAAGCAGTTCTCTCCTATGCCTGTGGCTGATATGGGCGTGGTTCTTTACGCTGCTAATGATGGCTTCCTTGAAGATGTTGAAACAAGCAAAATTGGCAGTTTTGAATCTGCGTTGTTAGGCTTCATGAACAGCGAACACGCTGATCTGATGGCTGACATCAACAAAACGGGCAATTTTAACGGCGAGATTGAAGCGACACTAAAAGCGGCAATCGAGAAGTTTAAAGCGACGCAAACTTGGTAA
- the atpG gene encoding F0F1 ATP synthase subunit gamma, with product MAVGKEIRTQISSINNTRKITRAMEKVAASKTRKAQDRMAASRPYAERIRQVVGHLANANPEYKHRYLTERKANRVGYIVISSDRGLCGGLNINVFKKAIKDMKQFADSGVEIDICAIGGKAVSFFRNYGGNVTAAFTGLGDAPKADDLVGSVKVMLDAFDEGRIDRLYVVSNEFVNTMTQVPKVEQLLPLKAEENTELQHHWDYIYEPEAVEILNELLVRYIESQVYQSVVENIACEQASRMLAMKNATDNAGDIIDELQLVYNKARQAAITQEISEIVSGAAAV from the coding sequence ATGGCAGTCGGAAAAGAGATACGTACTCAGATTTCGAGCATTAACAATACGCGTAAAATTACTCGTGCTATGGAAAAAGTAGCGGCAAGTAAGACGCGTAAAGCTCAGGATCGTATGGCCGCTTCTCGTCCGTATGCGGAACGAATTCGCCAAGTAGTTGGTCATTTGGCCAACGCGAATCCTGAGTATAAACACCGTTACCTTACCGAACGTAAGGCGAATCGTGTTGGTTATATCGTAATCTCTTCTGATCGTGGTTTATGTGGTGGTTTAAACATTAACGTGTTTAAAAAAGCCATTAAAGATATGAAACAGTTTGCTGATTCAGGTGTTGAAATCGACATCTGTGCTATTGGTGGTAAAGCCGTTTCCTTCTTTCGTAACTACGGCGGAAATGTCACAGCAGCGTTCACCGGTTTAGGTGATGCACCCAAGGCGGACGACTTAGTCGGTAGCGTTAAGGTGATGCTGGACGCGTTTGATGAAGGTCGCATTGACCGTCTTTATGTGGTGTCTAATGAGTTCGTGAATACCATGACTCAGGTGCCTAAAGTCGAACAGTTGTTGCCATTAAAAGCGGAAGAGAATACAGAGTTACAGCACCACTGGGATTACATTTATGAGCCTGAAGCTGTTGAAATTCTCAATGAGTTATTGGTTCGTTATATTGAATCTCAAGTATATCAGTCCGTGGTTGAAAACATTGCGTGTGAGCAAGCGTCTCGAATGCTTGCAATGAAAAATGCAACCGACAACGCGGGTGATATCATTGATGAATTGCAGTTGGTGTACAACAAGGCTCGTCAAGCAGCGATTACTCAGGAAATTTCTGAAATAGTCAGCGGCGCGGCAGCGGTTTAA
- the rsmG gene encoding 16S rRNA (guanine(527)-N(7))-methyltransferase RsmG → MTHFDSIQKSAQQMGVVLSDETIQMLVRYLLMLEKWNKAYNLTAIRDIEQMISLHLLDSIATLSFITGNTIIDVGTGPGLPGMVLAICYPEKHVTLLDSNGKKTRFLTQVKMELGIQNVTIANERVEKHTHQGQYDHVISRAFASLQDMIHWTLLLPKESGNFLAMKGVYPSDEIMALPTEVEVVSVTPLNVPTIQAERHMVVMTRKG, encoded by the coding sequence GTGACACATTTTGACAGTATTCAAAAAAGCGCCCAACAAATGGGCGTTGTTTTATCTGATGAAACCATTCAGATGCTGGTAAGGTATCTTCTCATGTTAGAGAAATGGAACAAGGCCTACAACCTGACCGCCATTCGAGACATTGAGCAAATGATTTCTTTGCATCTTCTCGACAGTATAGCCACCTTGTCGTTTATTACGGGTAATACCATCATTGATGTCGGTACTGGACCTGGTTTACCTGGCATGGTATTGGCTATTTGTTACCCCGAAAAACACGTTACTTTATTAGACAGTAATGGCAAAAAAACGCGTTTTTTAACCCAAGTTAAGATGGAATTGGGCATTCAAAACGTAACGATTGCCAATGAACGTGTCGAAAAACACACACATCAAGGTCAATACGATCATGTTATTTCGCGTGCGTTTGCCTCCTTGCAAGATATGATTCATTGGACGTTGTTGCTTCCTAAAGAGTCCGGTAATTTTTTGGCTATGAAGGGGGTGTATCCCAGTGATGAAATAATGGCACTGCCAACTGAGGTAGAAGTAGTATCGGTTACGCCACTTAACGTGCCCACTATTCAAGCGGAGCGTCACATGGTTGTAATGACGCGTAAAGGCTAA